One Luteibacter aegosomaticola genomic window carries:
- a CDS encoding DUF4142 domain-containing protein: protein MAIRLPRLLLAASFAATLPFAALAAPQEKDSQGGTPTDAAFYQNATGANVSEIALSQLAVKQASSAKVKAFAQKMVDDHTKANDKLVSLRNGDKGYSTTTEPVPDAQKELNALKLLNGTDFDREYAKTMVADHEKAVAMFEVEAEKGSNPALKAFAKETLPTIKEHYKMAKALPKK, encoded by the coding sequence ATGGCCATTCGCCTCCCGCGCCTGCTGCTCGCGGCCAGCTTCGCTGCCACCCTGCCCTTCGCCGCGCTAGCCGCGCCCCAGGAGAAGGACAGCCAGGGCGGCACGCCCACCGATGCGGCGTTCTACCAGAACGCGACAGGCGCCAACGTCAGCGAGATCGCGCTCAGCCAGCTTGCGGTGAAGCAAGCCTCGTCGGCCAAGGTGAAGGCGTTCGCGCAGAAGATGGTCGATGACCACACCAAGGCCAATGACAAGCTGGTAAGCCTGCGCAATGGCGACAAGGGCTACAGCACCACGACCGAACCCGTGCCGGATGCGCAGAAGGAGCTCAACGCGCTGAAGCTGCTCAACGGGACGGACTTCGACCGTGAGTATGCGAAGACGATGGTCGCCGACCACGAGAAGGCCGTGGCGATGTTCGAGGTAGAAGCCGAGAAAGGCTCCAACCCCGCACTGAAAGCCTTCGCAAAAGAAACGCTACCGACCATCAAGGAACACTACAAGATGGCCAAGGCCCTACCCAAGAAGTAG
- a CDS encoding glycosyltransferase: MAERHIVFATVGSQGDLFPLLAVGQELVARGHRVTVGAHAIHRDAVLDAGLDFVMASGIAEPEDKAAFAARAFHPWRGPRFVVRDLAAADVAASYHALKTFCGEADAVVTTTLAFAGQILGETLPVAWFSAVLSPSVFLSPFDPPATGVAWLDRWLRVSPMRARGLVRLVETVTSPWTADVRAFRRHLGLPPVAAGGDPFHRGQHGRDGVLAMYSPVLGALPPDAPAGTIMTGQCRYLPSADTLEAGLARWLDEGALPVVFTLGSAAVHAGETFLRESMAAVRQLGRRAVLLTGSPVLREKLGPLDDDILAVDYAPHGALFSRACAVVHHGGIGTTHEALRAGRPALVVPHGFDQPDNAARVKRLGVGEILPARRYDANRAAAKLRVLLDDAAYATRAAAIGASLRAEHGARVAADTIENAMERRNPL, translated from the coding sequence ATGGCGGAACGGCACATCGTGTTCGCGACGGTGGGGTCACAGGGCGACCTGTTCCCCCTGCTGGCCGTGGGCCAGGAGCTGGTCGCGCGCGGCCACCGCGTGACCGTGGGTGCCCATGCGATCCATCGCGATGCGGTGCTGGATGCCGGGCTGGACTTCGTCATGGCCAGCGGCATCGCCGAGCCGGAGGACAAGGCGGCGTTCGCGGCGCGGGCATTCCATCCGTGGCGCGGACCGCGCTTCGTGGTGCGTGACCTGGCGGCGGCCGATGTGGCGGCGAGCTATCACGCACTGAAAACCTTCTGCGGCGAAGCGGATGCCGTCGTCACGACGACGCTGGCGTTCGCGGGCCAGATCCTGGGCGAGACCTTGCCCGTGGCGTGGTTCTCGGCGGTGCTTTCGCCGTCGGTGTTCCTGTCGCCGTTTGATCCACCGGCTACGGGTGTGGCGTGGCTTGATCGCTGGTTACGTGTGTCGCCGATGCGGGCGCGCGGGCTGGTGCGTCTGGTCGAGACGGTGACGAGCCCGTGGACGGCCGATGTGCGTGCTTTTCGCCGCCATCTGGGGTTGCCACCGGTTGCCGCCGGTGGCGATCCCTTCCATCGAGGGCAGCACGGGCGTGATGGGGTGCTCGCGATGTATTCGCCCGTGCTGGGCGCGTTGCCGCCGGATGCCCCTGCGGGGACGATCATGACGGGGCAGTGCCGCTATCTCCCATCGGCAGATACGCTCGAGGCGGGATTGGCGCGTTGGCTTGATGAGGGGGCGCTCCCCGTCGTCTTCACCCTGGGCTCGGCGGCCGTGCACGCCGGCGAGACCTTTCTCCGCGAGAGCATGGCCGCGGTGCGGCAACTGGGACGTCGCGCCGTCCTGCTCACCGGTTCACCTGTGTTGCGCGAGAAGCTGGGGCCTTTGGACGATGACATCTTGGCTGTGGATTACGCACCCCACGGCGCGCTGTTCTCGCGAGCTTGCGCCGTCGTGCACCACGGAGGCATCGGCACCACCCACGAAGCACTGCGCGCAGGCCGTCCGGCACTCGTTGTGCCCCACGGCTTCGACCAACCCGATAACGCTGCACGCGTGAAACGCCTTGGCGTAGGAGAGATCCTTCCCGCGCGACGCTACGACGCAAACCGCGCCGCGGCGAAGCTGCGCGTTCTGCTCGATGACGCGGCATATGCCACCCGCGCCGCCGCCATCGGCGCATCGCTCCGCGCCGAACACGGCGCCCGCGTGGCCGCCGATACGATCGAAAACGCCATGGAACGCAGAAACCCTCTGTAG
- the mobA gene encoding molybdenum cofactor guanylyltransferase, with protein sequence MIGVILAGGRSSRMGEDKALLRVGERTLLERTRDVLLEAGAGAVVISGAAHDGIADRWPDKGPIGGIASVVAELIDDELLVVPVDMPHLDAATLAPLRDERRMRATRWAGHPLPMRLRLDGTTRAVLAEFVELEGRACSVSALQARIGVATLSLDQVDTTALANCNTPDEWREANP encoded by the coding sequence GTGATCGGGGTGATCCTCGCCGGCGGCCGTTCGTCGCGCATGGGCGAAGACAAAGCGCTGTTGCGCGTCGGTGAGCGCACGTTGCTCGAGCGCACGCGGGACGTGTTGCTGGAAGCTGGCGCGGGTGCCGTCGTGATCAGCGGTGCAGCGCACGATGGCATCGCCGACCGCTGGCCAGATAAAGGTCCCATCGGCGGCATCGCCAGCGTGGTCGCCGAGCTGATTGATGACGAACTGCTCGTGGTCCCGGTCGACATGCCGCACCTGGATGCCGCCACGCTCGCGCCGCTACGCGATGAGCGGCGCATGCGCGCCACGCGTTGGGCGGGTCATCCGCTGCCTATGCGGCTCAGGCTGGATGGCACCACGCGCGCGGTCCTGGCCGAGTTCGTGGAGCTCGAGGGCAGGGCGTGTTCCGTTTCTGCCTTGCAGGCACGCATCGGCGTCGCCACGCTTTCCCTAGACCAGGTCGACACGACGGCGCTGGCCAACTGCAACACCCCCGATGAATGGCGTGAGGCGAATCCATGA
- a CDS encoding molybdopterin molybdotransferase MoeA: MLTYAEALAVLMNEAHPLETERVGLSVSMGRILAEPVRSPLSLPSFDNAAMDGFAIRQGEGDLPVGAVFTIAGMQAAGDHTTAYPGAEACEIATGARVPDGFDTVIPVERCERDGERVRLLQAEKRGQNIRAAGGDVGQGDTALPAGRRIDAAAIMLLAALGIETVLVRRRPRVAIINTGSELHASGPLPEGGIHDSNGPFLEAMLATWGVELLARHRVPDTGDAFRIAVESMRASGADLILSTGAVSAGRFDFVPSALAAMGARELFHKVAIRPGKPILAARFDGGPLVLGLPGNPIAVAVGHRFFVAPVLRAMAALPPEVPSRVRLAESHDVRPGLQHFALGRLEADEAGRQVARVQRNQAAYRIVPFTQANAWLTADSAFGEVVDAWPLDPAHAP; this comes from the coding sequence ATGCTTACCTATGCCGAAGCACTTGCCGTACTGATGAACGAGGCCCACCCGCTCGAGACCGAGCGGGTGGGCCTTTCCGTGTCCATGGGCCGGATCCTCGCCGAACCGGTGCGCAGCCCGCTTTCACTGCCTTCCTTCGATAACGCTGCGATGGATGGCTTCGCGATTCGCCAGGGCGAGGGCGACCTCCCGGTCGGCGCGGTCTTCACCATCGCCGGCATGCAGGCCGCGGGTGACCACACCACCGCCTACCCAGGCGCCGAGGCATGCGAAATCGCCACGGGTGCCCGCGTACCGGATGGCTTCGATACCGTGATCCCCGTCGAGCGCTGCGAGCGCGATGGTGAACGCGTTCGCCTGCTGCAGGCGGAAAAGCGTGGCCAGAACATCCGCGCAGCCGGAGGTGACGTCGGGCAGGGCGACACGGCGCTTCCCGCCGGCCGGCGTATCGACGCGGCGGCCATCATGCTGCTGGCCGCCTTAGGCATCGAGACGGTGCTCGTGCGGCGCCGCCCGCGCGTGGCCATCATCAACACCGGCAGCGAACTGCACGCGAGCGGTCCCTTGCCGGAAGGCGGCATCCACGATTCGAACGGGCCGTTCCTTGAAGCGATGCTGGCCACGTGGGGCGTCGAACTCCTCGCACGCCACCGGGTTCCGGATACAGGCGATGCCTTCCGCATAGCGGTCGAATCCATGCGCGCCAGCGGTGCCGATCTCATTCTCAGCACGGGTGCCGTTTCAGCGGGCCGCTTTGATTTCGTGCCTTCGGCGCTGGCCGCGATGGGCGCACGCGAGCTCTTCCACAAGGTAGCCATCCGTCCGGGTAAACCGATCCTCGCGGCGCGTTTCGACGGCGGCCCGCTGGTGCTGGGCTTGCCCGGCAATCCCATTGCCGTCGCCGTCGGCCACCGCTTCTTCGTGGCGCCCGTGCTGCGCGCGATGGCCGCGCTACCACCCGAGGTACCCAGCCGCGTGCGTCTCGCCGAGAGCCACGACGTACGTCCCGGCCTGCAGCACTTCGCGCTGGGCCGGCTCGAGGCCGACGAAGCGGGCCGCCAGGTCGCCCGCGTGCAGCGCAACCAGGCCGCTTACCGCATCGTGCCGTTCACGCAGGCCAACGCGTGGCTGACGGCGGACAGTGCCTTTGGCGAGGTCGTCGATGCCTGGCCGCTCGACCCGGCGCACGCGCCGTGA
- the metK gene encoding methionine adenosyltransferase, protein MSNYLFTSESVSEGHPDKIADQISDAVLDAILAQDPRARVACETLVKTGVAIVAGEITTSAWIDLEALTRKVILDIGYDSSEVGFDGETCGVLNLIGKQSPDINQGVDRKKPEEQGAGDQGLMFGYATNETSEFMPAAIHLSHRLVEQQAKIRKKKNSPLPWLRPDAKSQVTLRYNEAGEAIAIDAVVLSTQHDPGVKQKDLIEGVRELILKPVLPAKLLHKDTKFHINPTGKFVIGGPVGDCGLTGRKIIVDTYGGWARHGGGAFSGKDPSKVDRSAAYAARYVAKNIVAAGLADRCEIQVSYAIGVAEPTSISVTTFGTGKISDDKIEKLVRKHFDLRPFGIIKMLDLVHPMYQATASYGHFGRKPYEVKAADGSTFTAFSWEKTDRAELLRDAAGLGGKAARKA, encoded by the coding sequence ATGAGCAACTACCTCTTCACCTCCGAGTCGGTCTCCGAAGGCCATCCGGACAAAATCGCCGACCAGATCTCCGACGCCGTCCTCGACGCCATTCTGGCGCAGGATCCGCGCGCTCGCGTGGCCTGCGAAACGCTGGTGAAGACCGGCGTGGCCATCGTCGCGGGTGAGATCACCACCAGCGCCTGGATCGACCTCGAAGCGCTCACCCGCAAGGTCATCCTCGACATCGGCTATGACTCCTCGGAAGTCGGCTTCGACGGCGAGACCTGCGGCGTGCTGAACCTGATCGGCAAGCAGTCGCCGGACATCAACCAGGGCGTGGACCGCAAGAAGCCGGAAGAACAGGGCGCTGGCGACCAGGGCCTGATGTTCGGCTACGCCACCAACGAAACCAGCGAGTTCATGCCGGCCGCCATCCACCTGAGCCACCGCCTGGTGGAACAGCAGGCGAAGATCCGCAAGAAGAAGAACTCGCCGCTGCCGTGGCTGCGTCCGGACGCGAAGAGCCAGGTCACCCTGCGCTACAACGAAGCCGGTGAAGCCATCGCCATCGACGCCGTCGTGCTCTCCACCCAGCACGATCCGGGCGTGAAGCAGAAGGACCTGATCGAAGGCGTGCGCGAGCTTATCCTGAAGCCGGTGCTGCCGGCGAAGCTCCTGCACAAGGACACCAAGTTCCACATCAATCCGACCGGCAAGTTCGTGATCGGTGGCCCGGTGGGCGATTGCGGCCTGACCGGCCGCAAGATCATCGTCGACACCTACGGCGGCTGGGCCCGTCACGGTGGTGGCGCGTTCTCGGGTAAGGATCCGTCGAAGGTCGATCGTTCGGCGGCCTATGCCGCGCGTTACGTCGCCAAGAACATCGTGGCTGCCGGCCTGGCCGATCGCTGCGAAATCCAGGTCAGCTACGCCATCGGCGTGGCCGAGCCGACCTCGATCTCGGTGACCACCTTCGGCACCGGCAAGATCTCGGACGACAAGATCGAGAAGCTGGTCCGCAAGCACTTCGACCTGCGCCCGTTCGGCATTATCAAGATGCTCGACCTCGTACACCCGATGTACCAGGCGACGGCATCCTACGGCCACTTCGGCCGCAAGCCGTACGAAGTGAAGGCCGCCGATGGCAGCACCTTCACCGCCTTCTCGTGGGAAAAGACCGACCGCGCCGAGCTCCTCCGCGACGCGGCTGGTCTGGGTGGCAAGGCTGCACGCAAGGCCTAA
- a CDS encoding aldo/keto reductase: MQYVKLGKTGLDISPVILGCMTYGVAERGNHAWTLDEEQSRPFIRKALDLGINTFDTANMYSDGTSEEIVGRALKDFARRDELVIATKTFYPWRKAPNTGGLSRKAIFQSVDDSLGRLGTDYIDLLQIHRFDPHTPIEETLEALHDVVKAGKARYIGASSMHAWQFVKMVYTSRLHGWTEFVSMQDHYNLIQREEEREMIPFCQDQGIGVIPWSPLARGRLTRDWDESSERQEKDVFGGTLYKATEDSDRAIVAAVKKLADERGVPRAQVALAWVAQRPGITAPIVGASKAHHLDDAVAALSLKLTADEMKVLEEAYAPHPIAGFA; encoded by the coding sequence ATGCAATACGTGAAGTTGGGCAAGACCGGGCTTGATATTTCGCCGGTGATCCTTGGCTGCATGACCTATGGTGTGGCCGAGCGCGGCAACCATGCCTGGACGCTCGACGAAGAGCAGAGCCGGCCTTTCATCCGCAAGGCGCTCGATCTCGGCATCAACACCTTCGACACTGCGAACATGTATTCCGATGGCACGTCGGAAGAGATCGTGGGCCGCGCACTGAAAGATTTTGCGAGGCGCGATGAGCTGGTGATCGCCACCAAGACGTTCTACCCGTGGCGCAAGGCGCCGAACACGGGAGGCCTCTCGCGCAAGGCGATTTTCCAGTCGGTCGATGATTCACTGGGCCGCCTCGGCACGGATTACATCGACCTGCTGCAGATCCATCGCTTTGACCCGCATACGCCGATCGAGGAGACACTCGAGGCGCTGCACGATGTCGTGAAGGCCGGAAAGGCTCGTTACATCGGCGCATCATCGATGCACGCGTGGCAGTTCGTGAAGATGGTTTACACCTCACGCCTGCACGGCTGGACAGAGTTCGTCAGCATGCAGGACCACTACAACCTGATCCAGCGCGAAGAAGAGCGCGAGATGATTCCGTTCTGCCAGGACCAGGGTATCGGCGTGATTCCGTGGAGCCCGCTGGCACGTGGCCGTCTTACCCGCGATTGGGATGAGTCGAGCGAACGGCAAGAGAAGGATGTGTTCGGCGGCACGTTGTATAAGGCGACGGAAGATTCCGATCGCGCGATCGTGGCGGCGGTGAAGAAGCTCGCCGATGAGCGTGGCGTGCCGCGCGCGCAGGTGGCGCTGGCGTGGGTGGCGCAGCGGCCGGGGATTACCGCGCCGATCGTCGGCGCCTCGAAGGCGCATCATCTCGATGATGCTGTCGCGGCATTGAGCCTGAAGCTGACGGCGGATGAGATGAAGGTGTTGGAAGAGGCGTACGCGCCGCACCCGATTGCTGGATTCGCGTAA
- the fusA gene encoding elongation factor G yields MSTRETTIPVGRWRNLGIIAHVDAGKTTLTERLLYKTGTIHRTGEVHDGATTTDHMELERERGITIGAAAVRANWTPEGGLPHRLTLIDTPGHIDFAIEVERSLRVLDGAVVVFSGVAGVQPQSETVWHQARRHGVPLMAFVNKMDRPGADFDATLEQMREKLGANPWVVAQPVIEGEHIVGLYDLVAERTWLFDEKGTPVITPWTDAERAMHANARAELVAAVADKDEALAELWLAEQPIDAATLTAALRRGTLAGIGQPVLPGSAFRNVGIEPLLDAFVAYLPSPVDRPSVVAHTDKGDVQVAPDANAPFAALVFKVVNQSHGPLAFLRVYSGRLHVGDAVWHSGTDRTQRIGRLAVVRADDTEAVDIAEAGDIVAIMGWKDVATGETLADPHHELRLETIQAQPAVLSWRLSPERSADLLKLGNGLARLAQEDPSFRVSTDPETGETLVWGMGELHLEVMVERLRREWGVQVRTGSPRVAYQETPARPSGPIEGKLAKQTGGSGQYARVVLSVSPVEGDANRYEDRTTGGVIPKQFQSAVQKGAEQALLEGPRGFPVVGAEVLVLDGQAHAVDSNEGAFHRAAQIAVKAALEATGTVLLEPVMRVSVTAPGVAVGDVLGDLQRRGGQIVNLTDKQERTEIEADVPLAQLDGYSTALRSLSQGRAAATVAFHAYRPATVQEARKQA; encoded by the coding sequence ATGAGTACCCGCGAAACCACCATCCCCGTCGGCCGTTGGCGCAACCTCGGCATCATCGCCCACGTCGACGCTGGTAAAACCACGCTCACCGAGCGCCTCCTCTATAAGACCGGCACGATCCATCGCACCGGTGAGGTGCACGATGGCGCGACCACCACCGACCACATGGAACTCGAGCGCGAGCGTGGCATCACGATCGGCGCCGCCGCCGTGCGCGCGAACTGGACGCCGGAAGGTGGCCTGCCGCATCGCCTGACGCTGATCGACACCCCGGGACACATCGATTTCGCGATCGAAGTGGAACGTTCGCTGCGCGTACTCGACGGCGCCGTGGTCGTGTTCTCCGGCGTGGCCGGCGTGCAGCCGCAATCCGAAACCGTATGGCACCAGGCGCGCCGGCATGGCGTGCCGCTGATGGCGTTCGTCAACAAGATGGATCGCCCCGGCGCGGATTTCGACGCGACGCTCGAACAGATGCGCGAGAAGCTCGGCGCCAACCCGTGGGTCGTCGCCCAGCCGGTGATCGAGGGTGAACACATCGTGGGCCTCTACGACCTCGTCGCGGAGCGCACCTGGCTGTTCGACGAAAAGGGCACGCCGGTGATCACGCCGTGGACCGACGCGGAACGTGCGATGCATGCGAATGCGCGCGCGGAACTCGTAGCGGCCGTGGCCGACAAGGACGAAGCCCTGGCGGAACTCTGGCTGGCGGAACAACCCATTGATGCGGCCACGCTGACGGCAGCCCTGCGCCGCGGGACGCTGGCGGGCATCGGTCAGCCGGTGCTGCCGGGCTCGGCGTTCCGCAACGTCGGTATCGAGCCGCTGCTGGATGCGTTCGTCGCGTATCTGCCTTCACCGGTGGATCGTCCGTCCGTGGTCGCACACACCGACAAGGGTGATGTGCAGGTCGCGCCCGATGCGAACGCCCCGTTCGCGGCACTCGTGTTCAAGGTGGTGAACCAGTCGCATGGTCCGCTGGCCTTCCTCCGCGTGTATTCGGGGCGCCTGCATGTGGGCGACGCCGTGTGGCATAGCGGCACCGATCGCACGCAGCGCATCGGCCGCCTGGCAGTCGTGCGCGCTGACGACACCGAAGCGGTGGACATCGCCGAGGCGGGCGACATCGTCGCGATCATGGGCTGGAAGGACGTGGCTACCGGTGAAACGCTCGCCGATCCGCACCATGAACTGCGCCTGGAAACCATCCAGGCCCAGCCCGCGGTGTTGTCGTGGCGGCTCTCGCCGGAACGTTCGGCCGACCTGCTCAAGCTCGGCAACGGGCTGGCGCGCCTGGCGCAGGAGGATCCGTCCTTCCGCGTCAGCACCGATCCGGAAACCGGCGAAACCCTCGTCTGGGGCATGGGCGAACTCCATCTGGAAGTGATGGTGGAGCGCCTGCGCCGCGAATGGGGTGTGCAGGTGCGAACGGGTTCGCCGCGCGTGGCTTATCAGGAGACGCCGGCCCGTCCGTCGGGTCCGATCGAAGGCAAGCTCGCGAAGCAGACCGGTGGTAGCGGCCAGTACGCGCGAGTGGTGCTGTCGGTATCGCCGGTAGAAGGCGATGCGAACCGCTACGAGGATCGCACCACGGGTGGCGTGATCCCGAAGCAGTTCCAGTCGGCGGTGCAGAAGGGTGCGGAACAGGCCCTGCTGGAAGGCCCGCGTGGCTTCCCGGTGGTGGGCGCGGAAGTGCTCGTCCTCGATGGCCAGGCGCATGCCGTGGACTCGAACGAAGGCGCGTTCCATCGTGCCGCGCAGATCGCGGTGAAGGCTGCCCTCGAGGCGACCGGTACCGTGCTGCTCGAACCGGTGATGCGCGTATCGGTGACCGCGCCGGGTGTGGCGGTGGGCGATGTGCTGGGCGACCTGCAGCGCCGTGGCGGCCAGATCGTGAACCTGACCGACAAGCAGGAACGCACGGAGATCGAAGCCGATGTGCCGCTGGCCCAGCTCGACGGGTACAGCACCGCGCTGCGTAGCCTGAGCCAGGGCCGCGCCGCCGCGACGGTAGCGTTCCACGCCTACCGCCCGGCCACGGTCCAAGAAGCCCGCAAGCAAGCCTAA